A stretch of Carnobacteriaceae bacterium zg-C25 DNA encodes these proteins:
- a CDS encoding discoidin domain-containing protein: protein MVNTIKTKKYTKTLFTISLCSMVLASVALNQNHQAMAVEMTPPSSVSSSDNSRYLDWTATSAIKGKATVKEEDGVRYNVLEPSNTNDNGANIAVFEKNGLQVDEQGNATVGLTFIEQSETGHGRFGVLLRYKNPNNFIFVGYDKQGWFWEYKVSGVGNWYRGTRVPAPAKNSKNELVVSLKSDGQLNATVNGNNVINTEVMPANVLSALQDSSKVALKVGKFNSEVTKVAIKTDNQDDLTVQPDNNSSVSVGTSVADTDAQAQYDTITSGTLDVKLDRAFPRIREYTLDGEHLQGQVTATNTLRINGHSLTPQVAYEKVGQDKAVYTMTLKSEEHMVDAVIKVQIRVENNIVHYDVIDIDNHYDVVAGQQIDDVRKLIQTIDIPGYFVSVSSANEQSAFAGARMSVNTHEKGDVYYNPSQLKTADDFERGFMYGFVSDNHLAAGVWSNSQYSFGGSSDDYTRLRVSKHNADSQAYVGIGSSPFIYQKAHAGKVYHQRTFVLPSAKIVVTKDRNNDNTIDWKDGAIAYRDIMNNPVGYQSVPDLVAYRIAMNFGSQAQNPFLMTLDGIKKIALHTDGLGQSILLKGYGSEGHDSGHLNYADIGKRIGGVEDFKTLIAEAQPFGAKLGIHVNASETYPESRYFTEDRLMKTANGEYSYGWNWLDQGININAAYDMANGRANRFQDLKNVLGDGLDFIYVDVWGNGQSGDNNAWATHMLAKEINELGWRASFEWGYAGEYDSTFQHWAADLTYGGYRLKGINSDIARFIRNHQKDSWVGDYPAYGGAANYPLLGGYSMKDFEGWQGRSDYRGYITNLFANDVMTKYFQHFTVSNMTLGNPVTMTDNGATYSYTPEMSVTLTDSQNNNLVITRKSNNVSSPEYRQRTVVLNGRTIQDGSAYLVPWNWDANGNPLAEDKQKMYYFNTQSGATQWQLPDDWHVDHVYLYKLTDLGKVEEKQIAVQDGAISLNESANQPYVLYRTPQKNVEVAWSTGMHLVDQGFNSGSLSQWAISGNKASAEIVRSQGDNPMLRLSGNQETVSLTQRLTGLKPNTTYAAYVGVDNRSDAKAFIRVNTGEKEVENYTKRSIASNYIKAYAHNTWSQNATIGNSSFFQNMYVYFTTGDNVDNVTLTLAKESGDGETYFDDIRVFENQSTMYGDSHDSTANKVFKQDFENVAQGIFPFVIGNVENVEDNRTHLSEKHEPYTQRGWNDKKISDVIDGNWSLKTNGLSGRNKLVYQTIPQNFRFEAGKTYRVSFDYESGSDNTYAFVVGNRAYENPNTLSKQTPLENTWVDSDTAKRASFLVTGDESENTWIGILSTSTAGDTRGDTGKAINFKGYNDFMLDNLVIEEIELTGKLLVDNYVKEHLPIPEGYTTDTLNAYKEALFALNLVPEDITLEQARQAIAKVDAVYDALEPEIDVITSEDIESVEAPSQRGEGITNAFDGDLSTIWHTPWNGSSINRPVTVVLKEPKDITGLAYVPRQSGNNGILKNVTVVVTDDNDQEHTYSATNWANNSAEKLLEFGETVKAKKIVLTGTQSYGDPKNTFQSAAEFYFLLPEKEVPALDEAPYEAALEKAESLYGVADKVNRIKDIFNYAKEHELLTPVTLNYFVDALTQLESIPDFVTNGIHVTINEGTDGKKVAVFEDDDKDTDAVVRIPVSGLANDVYAFVVKHVASEVANLKPEDHDLYDMYFVGKNGEKKQITESADVTIPVTREVEHVYYVSESDKQIAGDVPFTLNEDKTTVTFRVEHFSHYAIAYKPIPKNDGSTVDTTTETPDTSSTMTGSATETPDTSSTMTGSATETPDASSTMTESATETSGTSSPTTETGATTETGETNTSMSTTQPEKMTTTQNRPNGNVNGASNTNQDKPKISVSVHPVTASNKETTNQGGKILPNTGDSSTTTITIGLIGTVVGAVMSIVSRKRKVK from the coding sequence TATTACGTTACAAAAATCCAAATAATTTTATTTTTGTTGGGTATGATAAACAAGGATGGTTTTGGGAATATAAAGTATCCGGTGTTGGTAACTGGTATAGAGGAACACGTGTGCCAGCGCCTGCAAAAAATTCAAAAAATGAGTTAGTTGTCAGTTTAAAAAGTGATGGGCAATTAAATGCGACTGTCAATGGAAATAATGTCATCAATACAGAAGTTATGCCAGCAAATGTGTTAAGTGCTTTACAAGACAGCAGCAAAGTGGCGTTAAAAGTCGGTAAATTTAATAGTGAAGTGACGAAGGTCGCGATTAAAACGGATAATCAAGATGATTTGACTGTACAACCGGATAATAACAGTTCTGTATCAGTAGGAACGTCTGTTGCTGATACCGATGCACAAGCACAATATGACACCATAACATCTGGAACGCTTGATGTTAAATTAGATCGTGCCTTTCCACGTATTCGTGAATATACATTGGACGGTGAGCATTTACAAGGACAAGTTACAGCAACCAATACACTACGTATCAATGGGCATAGTTTGACACCACAAGTAGCGTATGAAAAAGTGGGTCAAGATAAAGCTGTTTATACAATGACGCTCAAATCAGAAGAACACATGGTTGATGCTGTTATTAAAGTTCAAATCAGGGTAGAAAATAACATTGTTCACTATGATGTGATTGATATTGACAATCATTATGATGTTGTTGCAGGACAACAAATAGATGATGTTAGAAAACTCATTCAAACGATTGATATCCCAGGTTACTTTGTTTCTGTATCAAGTGCCAATGAACAGTCCGCTTTTGCAGGGGCTAGAATGTCAGTGAATACACATGAAAAAGGAGACGTGTACTATAATCCATCACAATTAAAAACAGCTGATGATTTTGAACGAGGATTTATGTATGGGTTTGTCTCTGATAATCATTTAGCAGCTGGTGTATGGAGTAATTCTCAATATAGTTTTGGTGGCAGTAGTGATGATTATACACGTTTACGTGTTTCAAAACATAATGCTGATTCACAAGCGTATGTGGGTATTGGTAGTTCACCATTTATTTATCAAAAAGCACATGCTGGTAAAGTGTATCATCAACGAACATTTGTGTTGCCAAGTGCCAAAATTGTTGTTACAAAAGATCGAAATAATGACAACACAATCGACTGGAAAGACGGTGCAATTGCCTATCGTGACATTATGAATAATCCGGTAGGGTATCAAAGTGTACCAGATTTAGTAGCGTATCGTATTGCTATGAACTTTGGTTCTCAAGCTCAAAATCCATTTTTAATGACATTGGACGGTATTAAAAAAATTGCCTTACATACAGATGGTTTAGGACAATCTATTTTACTAAAAGGATATGGTAGTGAAGGGCATGACTCTGGTCATTTGAACTATGCCGATATCGGAAAACGGATTGGTGGGGTAGAAGATTTCAAAACATTGATTGCTGAAGCGCAACCTTTCGGTGCGAAATTAGGGATTCACGTGAATGCTTCAGAAACGTATCCAGAATCTCGTTATTTCACAGAAGATCGATTAATGAAAACGGCTAATGGTGAATATAGCTATGGTTGGAACTGGTTAGACCAAGGTATTAATATCAACGCAGCGTATGATATGGCAAATGGTCGTGCCAATCGTTTCCAAGATTTAAAAAATGTTCTCGGAGACGGATTAGACTTCATTTATGTCGATGTTTGGGGGAATGGACAATCTGGAGATAACAATGCGTGGGCAACGCATATGTTGGCAAAAGAAATCAATGAATTAGGTTGGAGAGCAAGCTTTGAATGGGGTTATGCAGGTGAGTATGACTCAACGTTTCAACATTGGGCAGCTGATTTAACATATGGTGGGTATCGCTTAAAAGGTATCAATAGTGATATTGCTCGATTTATTCGTAACCATCAAAAAGATTCATGGGTCGGCGATTATCCAGCCTATGGTGGTGCTGCCAATTATCCATTACTTGGTGGATACAGCATGAAAGACTTTGAAGGTTGGCAAGGAAGAAGTGACTATCGCGGCTATATTACAAACTTATTTGCTAACGATGTCATGACAAAATATTTCCAACATTTTACCGTATCCAATATGACTTTAGGAAATCCTGTAACCATGACGGATAATGGGGCGACATATTCTTATACACCTGAAATGTCTGTTACATTGACCGATTCACAAAATAATAATCTTGTGATTACGAGAAAATCAAATAACGTTTCTAGTCCTGAATATAGACAACGGACGGTTGTGTTAAATGGACGTACAATCCAAGATGGTTCAGCTTATTTAGTGCCTTGGAATTGGGATGCTAACGGAAATCCATTAGCAGAAGATAAACAAAAAATGTATTACTTTAATACACAATCAGGTGCAACACAATGGCAATTGCCAGATGATTGGCACGTTGATCACGTATATCTTTATAAACTAACCGATCTTGGAAAAGTGGAAGAGAAACAAATTGCTGTACAAGATGGAGCTATTTCATTAAATGAATCAGCAAACCAACCATATGTCCTATACCGTACACCACAAAAAAATGTGGAAGTTGCTTGGAGTACCGGTATGCACCTTGTTGACCAAGGATTTAATAGTGGGTCATTATCTCAATGGGCGATATCTGGAAATAAAGCGTCTGCTGAAATTGTACGTTCTCAAGGGGATAATCCAATGTTACGTCTGTCAGGAAATCAAGAAACGGTTTCTTTAACACAACGCTTAACAGGATTAAAACCAAATACAACGTATGCTGCATATGTCGGAGTAGACAATAGAAGTGATGCGAAAGCGTTCATTCGTGTAAACACCGGAGAAAAAGAGGTCGAAAATTATACGAAACGTTCAATTGCGTCTAACTATATTAAAGCTTATGCACACAATACATGGTCACAAAACGCTACAATCGGTAATAGCAGTTTCTTCCAAAATATGTATGTTTACTTTACTACTGGAGATAATGTCGATAATGTGACGTTAACGCTAGCCAAAGAAAGTGGAGACGGTGAAACTTATTTTGACGATATTCGTGTTTTTGAAAATCAATCCACGATGTATGGCGACTCACATGATTCTACAGCGAATAAAGTCTTTAAACAAGATTTCGAAAATGTCGCACAAGGTATTTTCCCATTTGTTATTGGGAACGTTGAAAATGTTGAAGATAATCGTACACACTTATCTGAAAAACATGAACCATACACACAAAGAGGATGGAATGATAAAAAAATCTCTGATGTTATTGACGGAAATTGGTCATTAAAAACAAATGGATTAAGTGGCCGTAATAAATTAGTGTATCAAACCATTCCGCAAAACTTTAGATTTGAAGCAGGTAAAACGTATCGTGTGTCATTTGACTATGAAAGTGGTAGTGATAACACCTATGCCTTTGTTGTTGGTAATAGAGCATATGAAAATCCAAACACTTTATCTAAACAAACACCATTAGAAAATACATGGGTTGATAGTGATACAGCAAAACGTGCTTCGTTCCTTGTTACAGGAGATGAATCTGAAAATACATGGATTGGTATTTTATCAACAAGTACAGCGGGTGATACGAGGGGAGATACCGGAAAAGCAATTAACTTTAAAGGTTACAATGACTTTATGTTAGATAATTTAGTCATTGAAGAAATTGAATTAACTGGAAAATTACTTGTTGATAACTATGTAAAAGAACACTTACCAATTCCAGAAGGGTATACAACAGATACGTTAAATGCTTATAAAGAAGCGTTATTTGCATTGAATTTAGTGCCTGAAGACATTACGCTTGAACAAGCGCGTCAAGCGATTGCAAAAGTTGATGCCGTATACGATGCACTTGAACCCGAAATCGATGTGATTACATCCGAAGACATTGAAAGCGTAGAAGCACCTTCTCAAAGAGGGGAAGGGATTACGAATGCTTTTGATGGTGATTTATCAACAATATGGCATACACCATGGAATGGTTCATCTATCAATAGACCGGTGACGGTTGTATTAAAAGAACCGAAAGATATTACTGGTTTAGCTTATGTACCACGTCAGTCAGGAAATAATGGTATTTTAAAAAATGTCACAGTGGTTGTTACAGATGATAATGATCAAGAGCATACGTATTCAGCAACAAATTGGGCGAATAATAGTGCTGAAAAATTATTAGAATTTGGCGAAACTGTAAAAGCGAAAAAAATTGTGTTAACAGGAACGCAATCTTATGGGGATCCTAAAAATACATTCCAATCAGCAGCAGAGTTTTACTTCTTGCTACCTGAAAAAGAAGTGCCTGCACTTGATGAAGCACCTTATGAAGCGGCACTTGAAAAAGCAGAATCATTATATGGTGTAGCAGATAAAGTGAATCGAATCAAAGATATCTTTAATTATGCCAAAGAACATGAATTGTTAACGCCGGTTACATTGAATTATTTTGTTGATGCTTTAACACAATTAGAATCCATTCCGGATTTTGTGACAAATGGTATTCATGTGACAATCAACGAAGGTACAGACGGTAAAAAAGTAGCGGTATTTGAAGATGACGATAAAGATACAGATGCAGTCGTTCGTATTCCAGTATCCGGTTTAGCAAATGATGTTTATGCTTTTGTTGTGAAACATGTGGCAAGTGAAGTGGCTAATTTAAAACCGGAAGATCATGATCTTTACGATATGTATTTTGTTGGTAAAAATGGAGAGAAAAAACAAATTACAGAATCAGCTGATGTGACTATTCCAGTTACAAGAGAAGTTGAACATGTATATTACGTTTCTGAATCAGATAAACAAATTGCTGGTGATGTACCATTTACGTTGAATGAAGATAAAACAACGGTGACATTCCGTGTTGAACATTTCAGTCATTATGCAATTGCCTATAAACCAATTCCAAAAAATGATGGTTCAACAGTAGATACAACAACAGAAACACCAGATACATCAAGTACAATGACTGGATCTGCAACAGAAACACCAGATACATCAAGTACAATGACTGGATCTGCAACAGAAACACCAGATGCATCAAGTACAATGACTGAATCTGCAACAGAAACATCAGGTACATCAAGTCCAACAACTGAAACAGGTGCAACAACTGAAACAGGAGAAACAAATACTTCGATGTCAACGACACAACCGGAAAAAATGACGACAACACAAAATCGTCCAAATGGTAATGTCAATGGAGCATCTAATACAAATCAAGATAAACCAAAAATTTCTGTTTCTGTTCATCCTGTAACAGCATCTAATAAAGAAACAACAAACCAAGGAGGAAAAATTTTACCGAATACAGGTGATTCCTCTACTACAACAATTACGATTGGATTGATTGGAACAGTTGTTGGTGCAGTAATGAGTATCGTATCTAGAAAACGAAAAGTTAAATAG